In a genomic window of Cuculus canorus isolate bCucCan1 chromosome 4, bCucCan1.pri, whole genome shotgun sequence:
- the LOC104067122 gene encoding general transcription factor IIE subunit 1, giving the protein MEEQNIITEVPAALKRLAKYMVRGFYGVEFSLALDILIRYSCVKEDDLLQLLKYERKQLRAILNTLKADKFVKMRMRVETGPKGKSTRHNYYYINYKVLVDVVKYKLDHIRRKIEADERDSTTRSSFKCPSCSSTYTDLEVNQLFDIFTETLRCTYCHTEVEEDASALPKRDARILLAKFNEQLEPIFVLLRETEDIALPYDLLEPLPTEIPELSGSFDQVGASVLESCSHPEKWANRCSSFGNMHTQNLVIDVQDSEPKKKTKEKAVKEQPIWMSQGTMEGETTATNNSVGVNATEESVKETVTDNEIIKTLLIHESKSLINQSPVVISKLPESGSGTSESEEDAKHSRTGMKVADNNTEQEEEPETEGLILMVAGQPYSYGEVSENPALVSLMTNEEKEAYIKVGQEMFQSVFE; this is encoded by the exons ATGGAAGAGCAAAACATTATCACAGAGGTCCCAGCAGCCCTAAAGCGCCTGGCCAAGTACATGGTGCGTGGCTTCTATGGAGTAGAGTTCTCCTTGGCCCTTGATATACTGATCCGCTACTCCTGTGTGAAAGAAGATGACTTGTTACAGTTGCTCAAGTATGAACGTAAACAACTGCGTGCCATACTCAACACGCTCAAGGCAGACAAGTTTGTGAAGATGCGAATGAGAGTTGAAACGGGGCCTAAAGGGAAGAGCACAAGGCACAATTACTATTACATCAATTACAAAGTGCTAGTGGATGTGGTAAAATACAAGCTAGACCATATACGCCGGAAGATAGAAGCAGATGAGCGGGATTCAACTACCAGGTCTTCTTTTAAATGTCCATCTTGCTCCAGCACTTACACGGACCTAGAAGTCAATCAGCTCTTTGATATATTTACAG AGACTTTGCGCTGCACTTACTGCCACACTGAAGTAGAGGAAGATGCCTCAGCACTTCCTAAGCGTGATGCTCGAATCTTGCTAGCAAAATTTAATGAGCAACTTGAACCTATCTTTGTGCTACTGCGCGAGACCGAAGATATTGCTCTGCCATATGACTTACTGGAGCCTCTGCCAACAGAAATACCAGAATTATCAGGAAG CTTTGATCAGGTGGGTGCGAGTGTGCTGGAATCCTGCAGCCATCCTGAAAAATGGGCCAACAGATGTTCCTCTTTTGGCAATATGCACACCCAAAACTTAGTTATTGATGTCCAAGACTCTGAGcccaagaagaaaacaaaagaaaaagccgTTAAAGAGCAACCTATATGGATGTCTCAGGGCACCATGGAAGGAGAAACAACAGCCACCAACAATAGTGTCG GAGTAAATGCTACTGAAGAAAGTGTTAAAGAAACTGTCACTGATAATGAAATCATCAAGACTCTTCTGATCCATGAATCAAAGTCATTGATCAATCAGTCTCCTGTTGTCATAAGCAAACTACCTGAATCGGGCAGTGGTACGAGCGAGTCTGAAGAAGATGCCAAGCACTCAAGAACAGGAATGAAAGTGGCAGACAACAATACTGAACAAGAGGAGGAACCAGAAACAGAAGGTCTCATTTTAATGGTAGCTGGTCAGCCTTATTCGTATGGCGAGGTTAGTGAAAATCCAGCCCTTGTTTCTCTCATgacaaatgaagagaaagaagcttATATAAAAGTAGGCCAAGAAATGTTCCAGTCTGTCTTTGAATAA